From one Bacteroides intestinalis DSM 17393 genomic stretch:
- a CDS encoding PDDEXK nuclease domain-containing protein has translation MSNNGHNIEKTNFDAFINAVGSEIQQAQVRLITAANAQMLFHYWKMGNYILYHQQLHGWGSKTIKQLAKAIRLNFPEKKGYSERNLTYMCQFAKAYPLRTLQNFIETDAKLIAPSVEKIADEVRYLNDVQFTQEPLAQIQSIDNKEIIITQEPLAQIHNVAKTVSDIYRVEIKDIENIFMASPVARTNWASHVIMLNSSLPLGVSYWYMKQSVEMGWSSNVLKIQIETNLYSRQISNNKVNNFTATLPAPQSDLANYLLKDPYIFDLAGTKEKADERDIEEQLVKHVTRYLLEMGNGFAFVARQKHFQIGNSDFYADLILYSIPLHAYIVVELKATPFKPEYAGQLNFYINVVDDKLRGENDNKTIGLLLCKGKDEVVAQYALTGYDQPIGISDYQLSKAIPENLKSALPSIEEVEEELTSFLDKDKNP, from the coding sequence ATGAGCAACAACGGACATAACATAGAAAAGACGAACTTTGACGCATTTATAAATGCTGTCGGTTCAGAAATACAGCAGGCGCAAGTCCGGCTGATTACCGCAGCCAATGCGCAAATGTTGTTCCATTACTGGAAAATGGGCAACTATATTCTCTATCATCAGCAACTGCACGGATGGGGAAGCAAAACCATCAAACAGTTGGCAAAGGCTATCCGGCTGAATTTCCCTGAAAAGAAAGGCTATTCGGAACGCAACCTTACCTATATGTGTCAGTTTGCAAAGGCATATCCTTTAAGGACATTACAGAATTTCATTGAAACGGATGCAAAGCTGATAGCTCCAAGCGTGGAGAAAATTGCAGACGAAGTACGCTACTTAAACGATGTGCAATTTACGCAAGAGCCTCTTGCGCAAATTCAATCTATTGATAACAAAGAAATTATAATCACGCAAGAACCTCTTGCACAAATTCATAATGTTGCCAAAACCGTATCCGACATTTACCGTGTGGAAATTAAGGATATAGAAAACATATTTATGGCATCACCTGTTGCAAGAACCAATTGGGCGAGCCATGTGATTATGCTTAACAGTTCGCTTCCATTGGGTGTAAGTTATTGGTACATGAAACAGTCCGTAGAAATGGGCTGGAGCAGCAATGTTCTTAAAATACAAATTGAGACCAACTTATATAGCAGACAAATCAGCAACAACAAGGTTAACAATTTCACAGCCACGCTTCCTGCACCTCAAAGCGACCTTGCCAATTACCTATTGAAAGACCCGTACATCTTTGACTTGGCTGGAACTAAGGAAAAGGCAGACGAAAGGGACATAGAAGAACAACTGGTTAAGCATGTCACCCGTTACTTGCTGGAAATGGGCAATGGCTTTGCTTTCGTTGCCCGACAGAAGCATTTTCAAATTGGTAACAGCGATTTCTATGCAGACTTGATTCTGTATTCCATCCCCCTACACGCATACATTGTAGTGGAATTGAAAGCGACCCCATTCAAACCGGAGTATGCCGGACAACTGAACTTCTACATCAATGTAGTGGATGACAAATTAAGGGGAGAGAATGACAACAAGACTATCGGGTTGTTGCTGTGCAAGGGGAAAGACGAAGTTGTAGCGCAATACGCATTGACAGGTTACGACCAGCCGATAGGCATCAGCGATTACCAGTTGAGCAAGGCTATACCTGAAAACTTAAAATCGGCTCTGCCAAGTATAGAAGAAGTGGAGGAAGAACTGACTTCCTTTCTTGATAAAGATAAGAACCCATAA